DNA sequence from the Bacillus pumilus genome:
AAAGACACAGTCTGTATGGGTTTCAGCGTATTTTTTAAATGCCGTATATTCATCACGGTATGCTTGTACAAGTGCGTGAGCATGTGTTCCTGACACTGGGATGTTGAAGCGCTTCCCAGCACGAACATTACTTGTCGCCTGAAAACCGCCGATGAGTGCCGCCCTTGCTCCCCACATTGCTGCATCCATTTCATGTGCACGTCTTGTTCCAAATTCTAGTGCTGTCTCGTCTTCAATGATTCCTTTAATCCGAGCTGCCTTTGTTGCAATCAGCGTCTGGAAGTTCACAATATTCAGCAAAGCGGTTTCGATTAGCTGCGCTTCGACAAGCGTTGCCTCGATACGCATAATTGGTTCATTTGCAAAGACAATTTCGCCTTCCCGCATTGAATGAAGGGAGCCTGTAAAGGATAACCCGCTTAAATAATCAATGAAATCGCTTTTATAACCGAGTTCGTCTTTTAAATACGCTAGATCACTTTCGGTAAAGGAGAAGTCCGATAAATACTCAATCGCTTTCTCTAAACCAGCAAATACAGCGAAGCCATTGTCAAATGGAAGCTTTCTGAAGAAGAGTTCAAACACTGCCTTCTTCTCATGAATGCCGTCTCTCCAATACGTTTCTGCCATGTTAATTTGATAAAGGTCTGTATGTAGTGATAAACTGTCGTCAATAAACCGATGCTCCAACTTCCATTCTCCTTCCCTTACTTAACCACTTTCGCACCAAGCGACTGCTCAAAGTGAGAAAGTGCCCACTCGTGCCCCGCTTCATTAAAACTCGCTACAGCATTCTCGTGAATCACAAGTTCGAAGCCTTTATTGTACGCATCAACAGCTGTATGAAGTACACAAATATCGGTACATACGCCGGCTAAATGAAGTTCAGTGATGCCACGCTCACGCAGTTTCATTTCTAATTGAGTGCCTGCAAAAGCAGAGTATCTTGTTTTTTCCATATAGTAGACATGTTTTAAATGCTTTGACGTGTGAAATAGTGAACTTAGTTTTCCATAAAGTTCAATTCCCTTTGTCCCGCGAATATTATGGGGCGGAAATAACTTTGTCTCTGGATGATAAAGGTCTTGCTCCTCATGATGATCGACTGCAAAGACGACAAAGTGCCCTTCATCAATAAACGAAGAAGTGATCTCTGTGATCTTAGGCTCAATCGCCTGTCCAGGCTTTCCACATGTCAATTTTCCATCGTCTGCAACAAAATCAACGGTATAATCAATACAAATCAATGCTTTGCCCATCCGCATCTCTCCCATATGCTCTTTTGACTCATTATAGCTTATTCATTTCACTAGGGAAACCTATTCAACAGATTCGTGAGCAAAAGCCTTTTGAAACAGCTCATCTTCTATATAGATGTGCTCTTGATTGACCGCATTCGGCAGCTCTATCACAAGACCAAAAGGAGAATGTGCCTCATGATGATTCACCACTTTAAAGGAACATCCAGCGGCATTAGCCATTTTCACATATTGAGAATAAGAAGCATAGGACAACTCACCATTTAAAAGAACAGTGGCCTGACGGTTGGCCTTTAATATTTGTTCGACCTCTTGATACGGTTTATTTCGTGATACCTGTCCCTTTGTCAGGGCAAGAAGCGCTCGTTCTCTTAATGAACCGAGAAACATTCTTCGTTCATTGGGTTTTGTTTCAGCATGTCCAAATATCCCTTGCTGCAAATAAAAGTCTACGGATTCTTCTTTCATCGCTGTTTTCACTCCTGGTTTTAAAATTTACATTTCTGTGACCCAGTGCACAATCTTTAGTGCAAGGTCACGAGCTTCGTCTGTTTCTGCTCTTTCCATTAAGGATTGCTCGAGCGTATGGATCAGCTGCTCTTTTTCGTCCTCGTACGCAATGGAAATACTCCATTCAATATCAGGTACGGCAACAAGCGTTTTATATTCTTTTTTATTTTCATGTAAATATACATTGTAGGTCTTTGGCTGCCGGCTTGTGATGTGTGCTTTTCTAATTTTCATTTAACTCTGTTCACACCTCTTTTTTCTTCTTACATCCATATCCATTGTACCATAAAAAAAGACAGCTTCTGAAAAGGAGTTCCCTTTCAAAGCTGGCTACGCATTGAAGCTTTTTTGCTGACTAATAAGATTAGAATCCCAAACAAATGTGACGTTTGGACTGTTAAAAAATTGGACGTGGTCCCCTGCATTATAGGTACCTGAACCACCGGCGGAGTGATCAACACTTTTTGGTGAAATGGCAAAAACATCACCGAAATGTGCCGCCCCATTTCCGTACACACGATCTATATGAATAGGTCCAACAATCGCTGGCATTGCTCCACCACCTTTTCTATCTACATCATATGCCCAGCTCAACAATACGTGTATCACAAATAAAAAAGACAGCTGATATGTCATCACCAGCTGTCTTTCTATGCATTAAATGATTGAGGCTGGCCAAACAATGTGAAGTCCCAAAGCATCGTCGCATTTGGATCACTTGTAAGAGACATATAATCACCTGAATTAAAGGCTCCAGCCCCGCCAGTCGAGTGGTCTACAGCTAAAGGAGCAATGGCCAGTACATCACCAAAAGTAGCTGCACCATTTCCTCCTAATGACTCGATATGAATAGGTCCAACGATGGCAGGCATCAGAATCTCCCCCTATCTGCTTATGTCAATCATCTTATGCAGAGAGGGAAAAGTTGTGCATTTGCCCTGCCTTAGACGTTTAAATGCTGTTCTTTACGAGACCGCTGACGCAGCTGAACCAATCTGACAATATTCAGGGTGATGGCTTTGAGCAGTGCATAGACAGGAACCGCAAAGATCATGCCAAGGATGCCACCAAAGCTTCCTGCCCCAATTAATAACAGGATAATGGTCAAAGGATGTGTGTTCAGGCGTTTCCCAATGATCAATGGAGAAATGACATTTCCGTCAATTTGCTGCACGACAAGAATCACAATCACTGTCACCACTGCTTTTCCAGGCGAATCAAGAAAGGCAATAAGCACAGCTGGTGCCGCTCCAAGATATGGTCCAAGGTATGGAATCACATTTGTGACCGCAATGATAATACCGAGAATAAGCGCATATTTCACACCAATTAATAAGTATCCAATAAAACAAGCGACTCCGACAAACAAACAGACAATAATCTGCCCCTGTATGTAGGCTGCGAGCGTGTCGTTTAATTCTTTGAAGATCTTGAGCCCTTCCTTGCGGTAAGGCATTGGTAAGAACTGAACGAGCTTGTCCGGAAACTTATGCCCGTCTTTCAACATATAAAATAAAATAAATGGAACTGTGATGACGGCTAAGGCAATATTCGCAATCACGCCAAACACCGCAGACATGCTTGAAGCAATGTTTTCCGGTAATGCCTTTAATGTCGAAACGACCGTCTGTTCAAACTTTGAGACAGACACATAATCTTGGCTCATCATCCAAGTAAATGTTTTAGAATGCGAAAAGTCATTGATAAATTTCTGCATGTCCGTCACATATCCAGGGAAGCTTTTGACAAGTCCGCCTAACTGCGTGACAATGACAGGTCCGGCAGCATTGACGATGAATGTGATGAGTCCGATGAACAGGAGATAAATAATCAGGATGGCGAGTGACCTAGGAATCTTCTTGGACAAGAATCGCACAATTGGATTAAAAATGAAAAAGAGAATACCTGCCAGCAAGATAGGAACAAACAGTGTTGACGCAAATAAAATAATCGGCTGAAATAAAAACGAAACCTTTGTTGATACATACACAATGAGTAAAACAAGTAATATTTGGAATGTCCAAAAATGAACTTTAGATTTTAACAAAGATGCTCCTCCTGTTACGTATTGATCTTATTAAAAAACTACTATTCAACCCACCATCTGTCAACTGCTTCTTGTTTTTAGAACCTCATTTTTTGAAAAAAAAAGAACAATTGGTATATCATGCACTTTTTCTAGATATACATTCTATAAGCATGAAAAAAAGCAGACACCTGTGCGTCTGCTTGTTACACTCTTTCACTGTGATCAGGCATCACCGACACGATTTGCTGGATCCGCACATAAAAAACTGATTTCGCCCCCGCTTCTATGACAATATGATCCGGCATGACTTCCTTCAATTTCCCACGGACCGTATCTTTCACTGTTTGCACAATTAATCTCATACCGACCACTTTCTGCAATGTTTGATAAACATATGGATCAACTAATGAAACAAGCTGTGGACTTCCTTGTTGTGCCATACTACCCGCCCCTTTACTTGTGTATTTACCCACAGCGTATGCATGAACCCATGTGAATGTCACTCAGGGCAATCCCACAACATTAATACCATATTTTAACAATTGATACGTTTTTACATTTTTTAGAAGTATAATAGATTGGTGCTGCCAACCATTTAAAACATTTGAAGAGGTGAATTGTCTTGAAAAAACTCATCTGTATTGTTGCTGTGATGCTCTTTCTATCCTCTGCATGTTATGCGCATGCAGGGACAATTGGAGACCCACCAGGGACGCCAGGAAAGTGGTTTAAAGGCGAAGAGCCCGTTCAAAAAGACGGATCAAAACCACCACTTGTTTTTGTTCATGGCATTAACAACTCCTCCTCCACTTGGTCCAATCGAAACGATATGGCAAATCAGGCTGTTTTGAACGGATACGAAAGCGCATTCATAGATTTGCACCCAGATCAGGACATGAAAAAGAACGGCAAACTATTAGCGGAAAAGCTCAAAGAAATCTATGATGCGTTTGGTAGAAAATTCATTGTGATTGGTCATAGTAAAGGAGGGGTCGATACACAGTCCGCCCTGGTGTATTTCAAAGCCCATCCCTATGTGGAAAAGGTCATTACTCTCGGCTCTCCTCATAACGGGACACCGCTTGCGGATCTAGCGTATAGCAAGGGCGGAAGCTGGCTTGCGGAAATTCTTGGACAAAAAAGCGACGCGCTTTATTCTTTGCAAACCGGTCTGATGGCGGCTTTTCGAAGTGAAACCGACCAGCTTGAGGCGTTTCCCAATAAATATGTCACCTACTCTGGTTCAGAATGGGGTACATTTGGCGGTGCGCTGTATTTAGGCGGCATGTATTTAAAGAGCTTTGGTACAAATGATGGTGCCGTCACGGTAAACAGCACAAAACTATCATATGCAAACAATATTTTAACAGGAAAATGGGATCACTATTCAATCAAAAACGGCACAAGTATGTTTCCTGTGTTCCAGCATCAGCTGCTGACAAATGCCTCGAGCGCTGAAAATAAACATAAAGAGGAACAAGAGCCCGTCTCTGCTGAGCTCAATACAGATGTTTATGTGAAAGGTGGAGAAAGTGAAAAGGATAAAACAGAAGCGTTCTATGTAGAGGAAGGAACGAATGGCTTATCGATCCAGTGGTTAAATGAAAGGCAGGAGACGCAGCCCGAAATTATTGCCCCAAATGGAGACGTCTTAACAAACCTTAAGACATCGGAAGCATCTTTCCCATATGAAGGCGCATATTCACACCATGTAAAAATCAATAAACCCGTTCCCGGAAAATGGACGATTCAATCGAATTCAGGAAAAAAGGTTCCTTATCTGCTGCTTGTATCCTTTGATTCACCATTAAATGAAGAAATTAAAGAAGCTGCATCGAAATCAGGGGGTGCATCGACCCATTCAAGCGGTCTGATTAAGCGGTTAAGCAAATCAGTGGAAACCAATTACTTTAAAGACGCACAAAAGGATCATCCACTGAAAACAAGTACCTCATCAGCTATTCAATTGAAAGAAGAAGGTGCTTATTCCGTCACGGTGCAATACACTGGACTCACTACGTCAGGGACATCTGCGTTTAACCGTACCGTTATTCGAACATTGTATGTCGATCAGCACGGAACGATTCATGGAGACATTCCATATTAAACAGAGCGTTTCATGGGCTGAAGTGCCTGCTGCACTTTCTGATCCAAATCGGCAATTTTTTTCATTGCGAGTGATTCGTCTATTTGTCTGTAATGGTGGTGTCCGCCAGGCTCTTCATCCATTTCATCTGCTTTCTTCACAATTTGTTGAAGTGTGTCCTTATGAAGGTCGCCCTCTGGCAAATAGGAATCTGTATGAAGCAGAATCGCAAGTGCAATATCTTTGGCTGCTTTTGGTTCCTCCCCGAGCCGTATGAGCAGTTTATGTGCCCGCTCTGCACCTTTAATGGCATGAATATCATTTCGTCTATATGTCTCGTAATCCCACTCTCCGCCGGCTGTATACCATTCATAATGGCCGATGTCATGCAAGAGTGCTGCTTTCACAGCAAGATCTGGGTTAATTCCAGCCTTCATCGCCAGCTTGAATGCGTGATAAGCACAAGCAATCGCATGGGCTTTTCCTGAACGATTTAAATACTTTTGAGCAACTGGATGGGTGTAAACATCCATTAATGTAACCTTTCTCATGGAAACCCCTCCTTATCTATATTTTTAGCATCCTAACATATTCTGAAAAGAAACTCAAATGTTCTGTTATATTTTCTATGAGTCTCAAGATTAGCTTATGTCAAATTAGCCGGTTTTGCTTGTACAAGACGGAAAAAAGCAGTCGTTATGACTGCTTTTTTCCATAGTCACGTGCATCGTATACGCAGCCGCCAGCTGGATCATCCGCTAATAGATCGAGCAAAATACTTGCGACTTCATCTGGACTCTTCAAAGTACCTGTTTCATATA
Encoded proteins:
- a CDS encoding cysteine hydrolase family protein; its protein translation is MGKALICIDYTVDFVADDGKLTCGKPGQAIEPKITEITSSFIDEGHFVVFAVDHHEEQDLYHPETKLFPPHNIRGTKGIELYGKLSSLFHTSKHLKHVYYMEKTRYSAFAGTQLEMKLRERGITELHLAGVCTDICVLHTAVDAYNKGFELVIHENAVASFNEAGHEWALSHFEQSLGAKVVK
- a CDS encoding YueI family protein; protein product: MKEESVDFYLQQGIFGHAETKPNERRMFLGSLRERALLALTKGQVSRNKPYQEVEQILKANRQATVLLNGELSYASYSQYVKMANAAGCSFKVVNHHEAHSPFGLVIELPNAVNQEHIYIEDELFQKAFAHESVE
- a CDS encoding YueH family protein, with product MKIRKAHITSRQPKTYNVYLHENKKEYKTLVAVPDIEWSISIAYEDEKEQLIHTLEQSLMERAETDEARDLALKIVHWVTEM
- a CDS encoding spore germination protein — translated: MPAIVGPIHIDRVYGNGAAHFGDVFAISPKSVDHSAGGSGTYNAGDHVQFFNSPNVTFVWDSNLISQQKSFNA
- a CDS encoding spore germination protein; translated protein: MPAIVGPIHIESLGGNGAATFGDVLAIAPLAVDHSTGGAGAFNSGDYMSLTSDPNATMLWDFTLFGQPQSFNA
- a CDS encoding AI-2E family transporter; the encoded protein is MLKSKVHFWTFQILLVLLIVYVSTKVSFLFQPIILFASTLFVPILLAGILFFIFNPIVRFLSKKIPRSLAILIIYLLFIGLITFIVNAAGPVIVTQLGGLVKSFPGYVTDMQKFINDFSHSKTFTWMMSQDYVSVSKFEQTVVSTLKALPENIASSMSAVFGVIANIALAVITVPFILFYMLKDGHKFPDKLVQFLPMPYRKEGLKIFKELNDTLAAYIQGQIIVCLFVGVACFIGYLLIGVKYALILGIIIAVTNVIPYLGPYLGAAPAVLIAFLDSPGKAVVTVIVILVVQQIDGNVISPLIIGKRLNTHPLTIILLLIGAGSFGGILGMIFAVPVYALLKAITLNIVRLVQLRQRSRKEQHLNV
- a CDS encoding YuzF family protein, whose product is MAQQGSPQLVSLVDPYVYQTLQKVVGMRLIVQTVKDTVRGKLKEVMPDHIVIEAGAKSVFYVRIQQIVSVMPDHSERV
- a CDS encoding esterase/lipase family protein; the encoded protein is MKKLICIVAVMLFLSSACYAHAGTIGDPPGTPGKWFKGEEPVQKDGSKPPLVFVHGINNSSSTWSNRNDMANQAVLNGYESAFIDLHPDQDMKKNGKLLAEKLKEIYDAFGRKFIVIGHSKGGVDTQSALVYFKAHPYVEKVITLGSPHNGTPLADLAYSKGGSWLAEILGQKSDALYSLQTGLMAAFRSETDQLEAFPNKYVTYSGSEWGTFGGALYLGGMYLKSFGTNDGAVTVNSTKLSYANNILTGKWDHYSIKNGTSMFPVFQHQLLTNASSAENKHKEEQEPVSAELNTDVYVKGGESEKDKTEAFYVEEGTNGLSIQWLNERQETQPEIIAPNGDVLTNLKTSEASFPYEGAYSHHVKINKPVPGKWTIQSNSGKKVPYLLLVSFDSPLNEEIKEAASKSGGASTHSSGLIKRLSKSVETNYFKDAQKDHPLKTSTSSAIQLKEEGAYSVTVQYTGLTTSGTSAFNRTVIRTLYVDQHGTIHGDIPY
- a CDS encoding HD domain-containing protein, coding for MRKVTLMDVYTHPVAQKYLNRSGKAHAIACAYHAFKLAMKAGINPDLAVKAALLHDIGHYEWYTAGGEWDYETYRRNDIHAIKGAERAHKLLIRLGEEPKAAKDIALAILLHTDSYLPEGDLHKDTLQQIVKKADEMDEEPGGHHHYRQIDESLAMKKIADLDQKVQQALQPMKRSV